The Lichenihabitans psoromatis genomic interval GCCGCATACTGACAAGGTTTTTCAGTCCGATGCGATGATCCGGGCCACCGGTTGCGTCGCGCCGCCCACGCCTTTAAGCCAGGGTCACAATCCACTCACTCGGGTTTCTCCATGCTGGCTCGCGTTTCCGTCACTCTCAAATCAGGTGTCCTCGATCCGCAGGGTAAAGCGATCGAGGGAGCCTTGCAGTCTCTCGGGATCCAGGGGATCGGCAGCATTCGTCAGGGCAAGCTCTTCGAGATTGAACTCGACGCGCATGACCATACCGACGCGCAGGATCTTTTGCGGCAGGCGTGCGACCGGCTGCTGGCCAATACCGTGATCGAGAATTACGCGATCGAGATCCTGGAAGGGTCAGCGTCGTGAAATCGGCGGTCATCACCTTCCCGGGGATCAACCGGGAACGCGATGCCGCCCGAGCCTTGCATCGGGTGTCAGGGCAGCAACCTGCCATGGTGTGGCATGCCGATACGGCGCTGCCGGACGGCACGGATCTCGTGGTGCTGCCGGGCGGCTTCTCCTACGGCGACTATCTCCGCTGTGGCGCGATCGCGGCGCGGTCGCCGATCATGGACGCAGTCCGCCACCACGCCGCGCGTGGCGGCTTGGTCCTGGCGATCTGCAATGGATTTCAGATTGCCTGCGAGGCTGGGTTATTGCCCGGCGTCTTGGTCCGCAACGCCAATCTGCGCTTTCTCTGCCATTTCCAGCACGTCAGCGTGGAGCGGAACGACACGGCCTTCACGCGGCGCTTTGACGAGGGCGAGGCAGCCGAATTCTGCGTCGCGCATGGCGAAGGAAATTACACGGCCGACGCGGAGACGATCGCGCGGCTGGAGGGCGAGGGCCGCGTGGCGTTCCGCTACTGCGACAAGACCGGGGCCATCGGTGGCCAATCCAACCCGAACGGGTCGGAGCGGAACATCGCAGGCATTTATTCGGAAAATCTCAAAGTGCTCGGCTTGATGCCGCATCCAGAAAACCTGATCGATCCGCTGGTCGGCGGCACCGACGGGCTCAAGCTGTTCGAGAGCCTCGCGGCCTAAGGCATCAAAGAAAAAGCCTTCCTGTTACGACAGGAAGGCTTTGTATTGAGTCGATCGCCTCGTTCAGGCGATGTCGCGAACGTCGACGAAATGACCCGCGATCGCCGCCGCTGCCGCCATGGCCGGCGAAACGAGATGGCTGCGGCCTTTGAAACCCTGACGACCCTCGAAGTTTCGGTTCGACGTGGTGGCGCAACGCTCGCCCGGCTTCAGCTTATCGGGGTTCATCGCGAGGCACATCGAGCAGCCCGGCTCACGCCAATCGAAACCTGCCGCCTTGAAGATGAGGTCGAGCCCTTCGGCTTCGGCTTGTTCCTTCACAAGACCCGAACCCGGCACGATCATGGCGTCGACGGTCGCGGCCACGGTCTTGCCTTCGACGATCTTGGCGACCGCACGCAAATCTTCAATCCGTCCATTGGTGCAGGAGCCGATGAAGACGCGATCGAGCCTCAGATCCTGGATCCGCTCGCCCCCTTTAAGGCCCATATAATCGAGCGCACGGGCGATCGAATGGCGCTTGTCGTCCGTCTCGCCATCCTCGATCCGCGGCACTGTTCCGGCCACGGAAGTGACGTCTTCCGGGCTGGTACCCCAAGACACGATCGGCGGCAGGTTGGCGGCATCGAGATGCACGATCTTATCGTAATGGGCGCCCTGGTCGGTCTGTAGCGTCCGCCAATAGGCGACAGCCTGGTCCCATGTCTCGCCCGTGGGCGCCATCGGGCGACCCTTCAGATAATCGAAGGTCTTGTCATCGGGAGCCACGAGACCGGCACGCGCGCCGCCTTCGATCGACATGTTGCAGATCGTCATTCGGCCTTCCATCGAGAGCGCGCGAATGGCTTCGCCCGCATATTCGATGACGTGGCCGGTGCCCCCGGCTGTCCCGATCTCGCCGATGATCGCCAAAATGATGTCTTTGGCGGTGACGCCGTGCGGAAGCACGCCATCGACCTGAACGAGCATGTTCTTGGCTTTGCCCTGGATCAAAGTCTGGGTCGCGAGCACATGCTCGACTTCCGAGGTGCCGATCCCATGCGCCAAGGCGCCGAACGCGCCATGCGTCGAGGTGTGGCTGTCGCCGCAGACGATCGTCGTGCCCGGCAAGGTGAAACCCTGCTCGGGACCGATGATATGGACGATGCCCTGGCGACGATCGAGTTCGTTGAAATATTGGATGCCGAACTCGCGCGCATTCTCGGCCAAGGTCTCGACCTGAATGCGGCTTTCGGGGTCGCTGATGCCGAGGCGACGGTCGGAGGTCGGCACGTTATGGTCGACCACAGCCAAAGTCTTTTGCGGCGCATGAACACCACGTCCGGCCAAACGCAGACCTTCAAACGCCTGCGGGCTGGTCACTTCGTGCACAAGATGGCGGTCGATATAGAGGAGGCACGTCCCATCGTCCTGCTGGTCGACCACGTGGTCGTCCCAGATCTTGTCGTACAATGTGCGCGGGGTCCCTGAATGCGTCGCAACCATGATGGCCTGATCCTGATCTTGTGCCGCGACCAGAGGTGGCTCGACGACAACGGACCTGCAAGGTCCGGATCGACCCAACCTTCATGGGTCATGCGCCCGCGTTAACGAAGGCGCATGACGGTTCGCGGACTGTTCCTTGATTATTCGGCGGCCGGAGCTGCCTTGTCGGCAGCCGGAGCGGCCTTAGCCTTGACCTTGCTCTTGCCCGACGTATCGACCCGCTCGGCGATACGCGCCGACTTGCCGCGACGATCGCGCAGGTAATAAAGCTTGGCGCGGCGGACGCGCCCACGACGCAGCACCTTGATGCTGTCGATGTTGGGCGAATAGATCGGGAAAACGCGCTCGACGCCTTCGCCATAGGAGATCTTGCGGACCGTGAAGTTTTCATGCAGGCCACTATTCGCGCGGGCGATGCAGACGCCTTCATAGGCCTGGATACGGGCGCGCTCGCCCTCCTTGACCTTGACGTTGACCACGACTGTATCGCCGGGCTGGAACTCGGGGATCGAACGAAGCGCCGTCAAACGGGCGACTTCCTCGCGCTCGAGGATTTCGATGATATTCATGATGACTCCTTGCCGATGCGACTTAAATCGCTGCGTTTCGGCGCGCTGTTTTAAGTTAAGCGCGGGTCATACACCGGGCGGTCTGGATTGTCGACCGCTTTACGGCCCTCCGGAGTCCTGCTGATCGACGGATTTGCGACGGTGTGACCCAGCGTCTGTCGACGGTCACGAAGGACATTCCACACGATCTTAGGTAAGTTTCTTTACCGATGCCGGCCCCCTCACCCGCGTGAGGAACGCAATCGTCAAAAGTCCAATCGGATGAAAGCGGCGACCCATGTCTCCTCACCAGCGCGCGAAAGACGGCGGGCCGGATCGTTGGCTCTTGATCACCAATATGGTGCTTTGGGCAGCCTTTACGCTCGCGGCGCTCGCGTTTGCGCTGCTATCGCTATCGATGCTGACCGGCCCCTTGACCTATCGCGATTACCTCACTGCGATCGGAGCCCGTTGGGATGGCGAATGGTTTTACTTTTTCGGACCCACCGTGCTGCAGACGATCATTTTCGCGCTTCATCTGACATTGATCCTGCGTTGGAAGGATCTTGCGCGCTGGACCAGCCAAACGGCTTGGAGCGGTCGAATGGGGCGCCCAACCCGTCAAATGACCGAGGCGACATTACGCCGGATCATTTCTCTTCTTCCGTTGCTGGCATTCCTGAACGCCGTTGCAATGTGCGAGAGCCTGGCCACCGTCCGGCGCCTCTCGCTCCACCTACCCTAAGCGTACTCTCGCGGGTTGGTTTGATCGGCAGCAGGGGATGCCGAACGCGTCAGCCGATCTGCAGTGGCGGATTATCGACGCTCGTCAATGCCCGCTTGAGCTTCTCCATCGCGCGATTTTCGATCTGACGAACACGTTCTTTTGAAATTCCGAGCCGGGCGCCAAGCGCCTCGAGCGTCGCGGTTTCCTCGGCGAGGCGGCGCTCCCGAACGATCCGCAACTCGCGGTCCGTCAACACCTTCAGGGCCTCCTTGAGCCATGTCACGCGCCGATCGCTATCGATTTGCTCGCCGACGGTCTCGTCCGGCAAAGGCTTGTCGTCGACCAGAAAATCGACCCGCTCGGCCGGGCCGGAGGAGTCACTCTCGGTCATCGGTGCGTTGAGCGAAACATCCGAGCCAGACAACCGCGTGTCCATCAGTTCGACATCCGCGGGCGACACACCGATCGCAAGGGCGATCGTCGCGAACATCGACGTGTTTCCGCCGGGGCCTGGGTTCTGAGAGAGTTTGGCGCGCAAACGGCGCAGGTTGAAGAATAAGGCCTTCTGGGCCGAACTCGTACCGCCCCGGACGATCGACCAATTGCGGAGGATATAGTCTTGGATCGAGGCGCGGATCCACCACGTCGCATAAGTCGAGAAGCGAACCTCACGCTCAGGCTCGAACCGCGCGGCGGCTTCGAGCAAGCCCACGTGACCTTCTTGGATCAAATCGGCTAAGGGAAGGCCGTAATGACGGAACCGAGCCGCCAGGGCGATCACGAGACGCATATGGGCGGACGCGAGCTGATGCAGCGCGGCCTCGTCGCCATGGTCTTTCCAGCTCTGCGCGAGCGCCCGTTCTTCGTCCCGTTCAAGGAACTTCGCTGCCATTGCGGCTTTGACAAACTGACGTCTCACGCCGGCCATCTGCAACATGGTACCCTCCAGAAGCGTGCATGAGATACGCACGGCCGAGAGATTTGGTTCAAGGATCCGTCAGGATCCTGATCGCCTCGGATGCGACATCTTCGCCCGACGCGACGGAGGTTGGTCGAGCCGCAAGGCTCGGCGAGCGCGTCACTCGGTGACGATCTTATACCGCTGGCCACCCTTCAACGCCGCACCGGCTTCGACGTCGTTGAGAACCCGGAAAAGGTCGAGCGGCCGGTCGGCGGCCTTCATCTTCGCCACCAGGCTCTCTTCGGTGTCGCTATCGCTGGCCGTCACGATGTCAATCCGCATCGGCCGGACGTTCTTGGCTTCGTCCGGCGTGATCTTGCGGAACGTATTGATCGACGTCCTGAAGGCGCGATCATCGGCATCCGACAGCGTCTTGGCCGCAAAGATCATGCGATAGACTTCGCCGCCATACCGGATGGCGGCGAGCCTGAAGGTCCACTCGCTGCCCTTCGCGGTCGCGGTGGCGGCCTGAAATCCGTTGACGACGATGTTTTCGACCGACCCCTCCTGCAGGCCATCGATCCAGCCCGAAACCAGATAGGCTTGGAGCGTGGTCTCGGCCGGAACATGCACACGATCGAGCCGAAGCGCCTCCTCCCCACCATTGGCGATGCCGAGGACGGCTTGAGCCGAATTTTCGAGCACGAACCCGTCCGGCGCGGTGAAAGCAAAGCCGAGCTTCGGGTGGACAAACTGTACGCCGCGCACGAACCCTTCCGCGGGATCGTCGCCAAACGGCAAACCATCGATGGCGGCCAGATAATGGTCCCGCCCGATTTCGCCGATCCCGGGTGCCCCGATTTGGCGTGCTTCGCCGATCGCCCGCTCGATACGTTCGGGCGTCGATGGATGTGTCGACATCATATCCGGCTTGTCGACGCTGGCCTGCCCGAAGAGCGATTGCCGCATGGCGCTCGATCGACCGAGCGATTGCAGGAAACGGGAGGCCGCATAGGGGTCGTAGCCGGCTCGCGCGATCGTATGAACGCCGATCCGGTCCGCCTCGAGCTCCTGCAGCCGCGAGAAGCTCGCGAGGCTGAGCTGGGCGTAGGCCTGGAAGGATCGTCCCTTATTCCGGTCTTCGATGACGTTCGCGGCTTGGCTGATCACGGCCGATTGCTTCTCGATCTCGGCGCGCTGCGTGGCATGCCGTGCCGTCACATGGGCGATCTCATGCGCCATCACGGCAGCGACCTCCGACGTATCATTGGCGAGTGCGAGAAGACCGCGGGTGACATAGATGCGGCCCGACGGCAACGCGAAAGCATTGACGACCGGCGAGTTCAGGATCGTCAGCTTATAGGGGATGCTCGGCACCTCGCTGGCGACCGCCAGCTTGGCCAGAACCTCATCGAGCAGTTTCTCGGTCGCGACCGAGTGATACTCTCCCCCAAACACGTGAACGAGTTGCTTGTGCTCGCGGATGGCAGGCGAATCCACGCCCGTGGTCTTCGGGGCTGCATCCGGCAAGGCGGCCGCTTCGACGCTCGGTTTTGGATTGGTCTGATCGATCGACGTGCAACCGGCGAGCAGCCACGCCATCGCGCATGCGCCGGCGAGCCCACGCACCATCGCCGAGGGTCGAACGATCCAGCCTTTTGCCGATACCCGCTGACGACCGATCGAGACCGACATCCGCCGTGTTTCTCCTTGCGACCAACCCGTTGGACGAGGTCGTTCCGCCCTTCGTTCGCGTCCGGCCAACTGTCCCGACGTCTTCATGCTTCAAAAGATACGCTTGTTCCAGCGCCGAGATGCGCTCTCACCGCGTTCTGATCACGGAATCGTTACGGGGCCACGACCATCGGGGCGCCCGGTGGCGTCAACACCTCGATCTGATCGCCGCGTGTCACGTCGATCGAGGCGCCGAACCTGTCATCGAGAAACCCACGAACTCTGAGACTGACGCCTGACAATCGATCTTCGCTCAATCCTAGTTCAGTCAAGATGAACGAATCCCGTCTGGCGAGTCGGATGCTGAAATCGGCCTGCCGGCCGCCTATCGCGATGTAAAGACGCGAGCGGCCATGGCCGACCCGTGTGACCGCTCCCTCGACGATCGCCATCGCGCCCGTGCTGTTTCCGATAGCCGCCTGATCGGCAGCGTCGAGAACCGCATAGGCCGGGTCGCTCCACAAGCCGATCCGTGCTGCGCGCGCCGCTTGTTCGGCGCGAAGCAGATCCGGCCAGCAGCCATGCGCGTCGGGATCCGGCCGCGCGCGCCCAAGGCCCGCATCCACCATGGCGAGCGCAACCGACAGACCGGGGCTTGCGGATGAGGGCGCCGCATCCGGATCCGCGAATAGCAGCGCGGGAATGCGATTCCACCGGTCCGGCGCGGCAGCCAGCGCCCGGAGTGTCGCTGACCGGCCGATGAGCCACGCCCGAAGCTTGGCATGTGCCGCAGCCGCTAGATCGGGACCCGTCGCCGTGGCCCGAACCGGATCGACCCCAACCAGCAGGATCGACCGTCCATCCGCGAGCGTCACGCTGAAATCTTCGCCGATGCCGGTTATCCGCACCGCTTCGCCGCCTTCCGGCGTGCAGGGCAGGGCCGCGGTGGTCCTGGGCGCTGCCGCGACCTCCCGGGATAGGGCCACGCAGGCAAAGAACACCAGCGCAGCGGCGGCCCGCCGGCCGCGGCCAGCCCCTTCATCCCGACGTTGGTTCATGCTAAGGGCGTTCCTTGAGTGTCCCGGTAGCTCAGCAGGATAGAGCAACGGTTTCCTAAACCGTAGGTCAGGGGTTCGAATCCCTTCCGGGACGCCAACAGAGCCATTCATAGCCGCCGAAATGCCCTTCCGGTATCGCGGGTTTCCCATGATTGCGGCTTGACCGATCATCATGGCGGCGTTCACGTAGAGAGATGTCGGATGGACGGATCGTGCAAGCGCCGGTCCGTCGACGAAGGAGAGCGCAAGAGATGGCCCGTAAGCCGAATTATGACTTCGAACGCAAGGAACGCGAGCGGGCCAAGGCGGCCAAAAGCGCCGAGCGAGCCAAGGCCAAGAGCGACAAAGCTGGTCAGCCGAAGGGCGACGGGGAGGGCGATATCGAGGCCGATGCTGCGGTCGCCAAGGAGCCAACCGCCGAGTGAGGCTTTGCGGCCTCGAGACGACATGACGGCTCCTGGCCGGATGGCCCAACCCCGAATCGATTTTGTCGGCGGGGCCTTGGGCCACCGGCTTCGGGCCGGAGGGCCGCGAGAGCCTCTCGCCAAGGCCGTCGGGTTTGGCAACGGCCATCGACCGACGATCGTCGATGCGACCGCCGGGCTCGGGCGAGATGCTTTCTTGCTCGCGGCTCTTGGTCTTAAAGTGACGCTGATCGAACGCTCACCTGCGGTCCATGCTTTGCTGGCAGACGGGTTGGCTCGCGCCAGCGAGGCCGGCCCGGACATTGCCGTGATCGTGGCCCGGATGACGCTCTTGGCCGGCGATGCCAAGCACCATCTCGCCGGGCTTCGGCCCGACGTGGTCTTGGTGGATCCAATGCACCCGCCGCGCCTTAAATCGGCCTTGGTCAAGCAAGAGATGCGCGACCTGCGCGCCCTCGTCGGCGCCGATCTCGATGCCCCCGCTTTGATGCAGGCCGCTCTGGCGGCCGCCACCAACCGCGTCGTGCTCAAGTGGCCGCTGCGAGCGGAGCCGATGCCGGGTCTGGATGCTCCGCACCATCAAGTCTTATCGAAAACGCTGCGGTTCGACGTTTTTATGGTGTGAGAGTCGATTGCGCCGCCGCCAGTCGGGCGGGCGTATCTTGTGCCCCCATGCCAAGCGCGAGAGCGGCAGCCGTCATGCCGCTTACGTCTCGCGTCTCGGGGTTCGCACCCCGTGCCAGCAACAAGTCGACGATCTCGACACGATTGAACATCGCGGCCAGCATCAACCCGGTCCGCCCGTCCGGCCCGCAGCCGTCCACCTTGGCGCCTTTGTCCAGCATGAGCGTGATGATGTCGATGTCGCCTTTGAACGCGGCGCCTCCAAGAGGCGTCTGACCTCGATCGTTAGCGAGTTCGGGATCAGCGCCATGGTCGAGCAGGAGGCGCGTCACCTCATACTGCCCGTGATAGCTCGCCAGCATCAGTAAGCTATCGCCTTTGTCGTTGCGGAGGTTCGGCGGGAGGCCGCGCGTGAGAAACTGCGACATCGCTTCCACATTCCCGGTGCGAACGTAGCCGAACACACGCTGTGCGAAATCGATGATGTCATTGTCGAGTTGGGGGCGCGAGCCCTCCTGCGGCTGTTCCATCGGTTCCCCTCACTTGGCGTAGGCCTTCAGTCCCGCACGCCCTGTCATGCCACTGAATGGAACCGGCCCCGGTGCCGGTCAAGTCTTGCTCACCCCTTGCCGGGGGTCGTCGCCAGCGACCAGTCGATGTGCCGCAAAGCATGGCGCATCGGTTCGCTCGAGACTTTGACCAAGCCGTCGAGAGGTCCATCGAGTTCCAAAATGACGAAAAACGCGCCTGCGACAGCCACCGCCACGAGAAAGACGAAAACCGCCGCGAGCTCGTTGCGCGGTGCGCTCAAGCCGAAGCTGAAGAAGACGATGACGAGCCAGCCGGCGAGCATGTCGTAGAACGGGAGCGTGATGGCGCTTTTCGCCTCGTCGATCAGGATCCACCGCTGGTCGAGCACGCGGTCGAGCCGCACCAAGCAACTCGCGCGGATCGAGCTATCCTCCGGGCTCGAGACCGCGACGCGCTGTAACTGGCTCTGAATGTGGAGCAACAATTCTCCGAGGTTGCCGGCGTCGAATTCATCCTCTCGGCTGTCGGCTTTCGGGTATTGGCCGCTCGGCGGCGCCTCTTCCGGCCAGGTGCTGGCCAAGGCCGACGCCGTATAGGCCCTGAGGCTCGTTCGGATCGGGGCGGTTTCAGCACCGAGGTTCTCGAGACAACCGGTCAGCCGAATGAGTTGCGATGAGTAGCCGCGGAGGTCCTGTTCGGTTTTTTCAAAGCTGCTGTTGACCGACGTGATCAGAAGGCTGGTGACCAGCGCCGTAAATGTCACCAGCAAGCCCGTCACCAATCGGGTGAAGTCGATCGTTTCGCGCGTCCGATGCCGCTCCGGCAAACGAGCGGCGACGAGCGAACCAATGATCGCGCTGCCGCAGAGCAGCAGGAAAATCAGGCCTGACGAAAGAAGGTCGGTCATCGCTCGCTGGTGTTCATGAAGGGGTCGTCGTCTGAAAGTCTGTTGCGCCGTCAGTCGTCCCGCTCTGCACCTTAGCGGATCGATGCGGATCGGCATGCTGTTTTTGCGTCGTCCCGCCCTCTCGAAGAAAGCTGTGTCGATGCCTCGCGGCGGTGGTCGTTATGGGCTATGGCGACGCGAGCGCGCCCGCGCGCCTAGCCAAAGGTAATTGAAATTCGGATGCCTAAGTCGTTGCTCCTCGCCGCCCTGGTCGGGCTGGCGCTCGTGATCGCGCTAATCGCCTATTATGGCGCGTCTTCGGTCTTCGATGCGGTCACGGCAGTGGGGTGGGGTGCCGCATTGGTGGCGCTGGTGCGGGCCGGCGAGACGAGTGGGGCGGGGCTCGCTTGGTGGTTCGTGGTACCAGGAGCGGCCGGTCCGCTGGTTCGAATCTGCATGCTGCTGCGCTGGCTTCGCGAAGCCATCAACTCGCTTCTCCCGGTGGCCCAAGTCGGAGGGGACCTCATCGGCGCGCGGCTTCTCACCTTCTGGGGC includes:
- a CDS encoding thermonuclease family protein — protein: MNQRRDEGAGRGRRAAAALVFFACVALSREVAAAPRTTAALPCTPEGGEAVRITGIGEDFSVTLADGRSILLVGVDPVRATATGPDLAAAAHAKLRAWLIGRSATLRALAAAPDRWNRIPALLFADPDAAPSSASPGLSVALAMVDAGLGRARPDPDAHGCWPDLLRAEQAARAARIGLWSDPAYAVLDAADQAAIGNSTGAMAIVEGAVTRVGHGRSRLYIAIGGRQADFSIRLARRDSFILTELGLSEDRLSGVSLRVRGFLDDRFGASIDVTRGDQIEVLTPPGAPMVVAP
- a CDS encoding ankyrin repeat domain-containing protein, translated to MEQPQEGSRPQLDNDIIDFAQRVFGYVRTGNVEAMSQFLTRGLPPNLRNDKGDSLLMLASYHGQYEVTRLLLDHGADPELANDRGQTPLGGAAFKGDIDIITLMLDKGAKVDGCGPDGRTGLMLAAMFNRVEIVDLLLARGANPETRDVSGMTAAALALGMGAQDTPARLAAAQSTLTP
- a CDS encoding class I SAM-dependent methyltransferase codes for the protein MTAPGRMAQPRIDFVGGALGHRLRAGGPREPLAKAVGFGNGHRPTIVDATAGLGRDAFLLAALGLKVTLIERSPAVHALLADGLARASEAGPDIAVIVARMTLLAGDAKHHLAGLRPDVVLVDPMHPPRLKSALVKQEMRDLRALVGADLDAPALMQAALAAATNRVVLKWPLRAEPMPGLDAPHHQVLSKTLRFDVFMV
- the purS gene encoding phosphoribosylformylglycinamidine synthase subunit PurS encodes the protein MLARVSVTLKSGVLDPQGKAIEGALQSLGIQGIGSIRQGKLFEIELDAHDHTDAQDLLRQACDRLLANTVIENYAIEILEGSAS
- the leuC gene encoding 3-isopropylmalate dehydratase large subunit, coding for MVATHSGTPRTLYDKIWDDHVVDQQDDGTCLLYIDRHLVHEVTSPQAFEGLRLAGRGVHAPQKTLAVVDHNVPTSDRRLGISDPESRIQVETLAENAREFGIQYFNELDRRQGIVHIIGPEQGFTLPGTTIVCGDSHTSTHGAFGALAHGIGTSEVEHVLATQTLIQGKAKNMLVQVDGVLPHGVTAKDIILAIIGEIGTAGGTGHVIEYAGEAIRALSMEGRMTICNMSIEGGARAGLVAPDDKTFDYLKGRPMAPTGETWDQAVAYWRTLQTDQGAHYDKIVHLDAANLPPIVSWGTSPEDVTSVAGTVPRIEDGETDDKRHSIARALDYMGLKGGERIQDLRLDRVFIGSCTNGRIEDLRAVAKIVEGKTVAATVDAMIVPGSGLVKEQAEAEGLDLIFKAAGFDWREPGCSMCLAMNPDKLKPGERCATTSNRNFEGRQGFKGRSHLVSPAMAAAAAIAGHFVDVRDIA
- the rplS gene encoding 50S ribosomal protein L19; the encoded protein is MNIIEILEREEVARLTALRSIPEFQPGDTVVVNVKVKEGERARIQAYEGVCIARANSGLHENFTVRKISYGEGVERVFPIYSPNIDSIKVLRRGRVRRAKLYYLRDRRGKSARIAERVDTSGKSKVKAKAAPAADKAAPAAE
- the purQ gene encoding phosphoribosylformylglycinamidine synthase subunit PurQ, which codes for MKSAVITFPGINRERDAARALHRVSGQQPAMVWHADTALPDGTDLVVLPGGFSYGDYLRCGAIAARSPIMDAVRHHAARGGLVLAICNGFQIACEAGLLPGVLVRNANLRFLCHFQHVSVERNDTAFTRRFDEGEAAEFCVAHGEGNYTADAETIARLEGEGRVAFRYCDKTGAIGGQSNPNGSERNIAGIYSENLKVLGLMPHPENLIDPLVGGTDGLKLFESLAA
- a CDS encoding RNA polymerase factor sigma-32, whose product is MLQMAGVRRQFVKAAMAAKFLERDEERALAQSWKDHGDEAALHQLASAHMRLVIALAARFRHYGLPLADLIQEGHVGLLEAAARFEPEREVRFSTYATWWIRASIQDYILRNWSIVRGGTSSAQKALFFNLRRLRAKLSQNPGPGGNTSMFATIALAIGVSPADVELMDTRLSGSDVSLNAPMTESDSSGPAERVDFLVDDKPLPDETVGEQIDSDRRVTWLKEALKVLTDRELRIVRERRLAEETATLEALGARLGISKERVRQIENRAMEKLKRALTSVDNPPLQIG
- a CDS encoding M48 family metalloprotease → MSVSIGRQRVSAKGWIVRPSAMVRGLAGACAMAWLLAGCTSIDQTNPKPSVEAAALPDAAPKTTGVDSPAIREHKQLVHVFGGEYHSVATEKLLDEVLAKLAVASEVPSIPYKLTILNSPVVNAFALPSGRIYVTRGLLALANDTSEVAAVMAHEIAHVTARHATQRAEIEKQSAVISQAANVIEDRNKGRSFQAYAQLSLASFSRLQELEADRIGVHTIARAGYDPYAASRFLQSLGRSSAMRQSLFGQASVDKPDMMSTHPSTPERIERAIGEARQIGAPGIGEIGRDHYLAAIDGLPFGDDPAEGFVRGVQFVHPKLGFAFTAPDGFVLENSAQAVLGIANGGEEALRLDRVHVPAETTLQAYLVSGWIDGLQEGSVENIVVNGFQAATATAKGSEWTFRLAAIRYGGEVYRMIFAAKTLSDADDRAFRTSINTFRKITPDEAKNVRPMRIDIVTASDSDTEESLVAKMKAADRPLDLFRVLNDVEAGAALKGGQRYKIVTE